CCCGAAGTAGGGAAATTGCGAAATAGAGAATTCGTCACTAAGCCGCAAGCGCGATACAAACCGCTTGCGGTTTAGCACGCCAAATGGGGAGGCCGAACGAAGATCACTCCCCCAGCACGTCGTTCAGCACTTCTTCGGCCACGTAAATGGGCAGGGCCGGGTCGGCAGTCACGGCCACGGCAATCGCGTCGGAAGGCCGGGCGTCAATTTCAATCAGCTCCCCTTCCTTGCGCACCCGCAGCAAAGCGTAATAGGTGTGTTCTTTCAGTTCGCTAATCACCACGTCCTGCAGCTCGCCCCCCAGTTGATCGATAATGTTCACCAGCAAATCGTGCGTTAGCGGCCGGGGCGAATGGAATTGCTTGACGCGGCGGTCGATGCTCGTGGCCTCGAATATGCCAATCAAGATCGGGAACGTCCGGTCGCCATCGACTTCTTTCAGATAAATGACCTGCTGGTCATTGATTTCGCTGATAATGATCCGCGACAACTCCATCTGCACTGGCATAGCCCAATCCTTTACGAATGATGACGCCCAAGCGGCGAATGAATGAATCGATGAGTCCGCCTCGCATCCTCCAATTATAAAACGGCCTGCAGATCACAATCTAGTGGCCAGCGAAATCCGTCACTTTTTCTTCGCTTGTAATAGGGCCAGTGTCGCTTCAATTGATGCTTTGGCGGCTTTCAGTTCTTCCAGTGCGGCCCGTTCTTTGGCGATCACCGCCGCGGGCGCGCGGCTGACAAACGCTTCGTTGGCCAACTGTTTTTCCTTGGCGGCGATCAGTTGCGAGAATTTGGCCAGTTCTTTCTCATTGCGCGA
This window of the Pirellulales bacterium genome carries:
- a CDS encoding bifunctional nuclease family protein; protein product: MPVQMELSRIIISEINDQQVIYLKEVDGDRTFPILIGIFEATSIDRRVKQFHSPRPLTHDLLVNIIDQLGGELQDVVISELKEHTYYALLRVRKEGELIEIDARPSDAIAVAVTADPALPIYVAEEVLNDVLGE